One stretch of Halococcus hamelinensis 100A6 DNA includes these proteins:
- a CDS encoding right-handed parallel beta-helix repeat-containing protein, which yields MSNLDRVYEITENYHVGPKRERPEPGDAAGTIWEATDPGPAGATRRSLSDGDRWIPLVVEPESPRATGEYHLTADDGFEGIQNVIDRTGGNVVIRLAPGTYVGRELTLEHGVVLVGSGRNATTLKLEDGANADLVTTPDLPDRNVMECTLRDITFDGNRANNASGNAVYGAFWNSRFVDCNFYAAPGNGFWLAGSTASTDDNQFRGCQFLNNRAAGLRGGGNKRSYPSVGVARVDTNWFGYNGGPAVTARGESWKISDSKFYANGLDGDPTIEFDRCSYSNVTGCDIHSDYPDHPLILVSASKGVESIGNQIKSNDLRGNYRSAVGCLVDGNDIVALQIHDNTIQSNGRSGSGIVARETGPGSFVDCSFRNNTFVGTTTGRAVRLPDSWRTNGNINAGRID from the coding sequence ATGTCAAACCTCGATCGCGTATACGAGATCACGGAGAACTACCACGTCGGACCGAAACGAGAGCGCCCGGAACCGGGTGACGCCGCGGGAACGATCTGGGAGGCGACCGACCCGGGCCCGGCGGGTGCGACCCGGCGGTCGCTCTCCGACGGCGACCGCTGGATACCGTTGGTCGTCGAGCCCGAATCGCCGAGGGCGACCGGCGAGTACCACCTCACCGCCGACGACGGCTTCGAGGGGATCCAGAACGTGATCGACCGAACGGGCGGCAACGTCGTGATTCGGCTCGCGCCGGGGACGTACGTCGGGCGCGAACTCACCCTCGAACACGGCGTCGTGCTGGTCGGGTCGGGTCGCAACGCGACCACGCTCAAGCTCGAGGACGGGGCGAACGCGGACCTCGTGACGACGCCCGACCTCCCCGACCGAAACGTGATGGAGTGTACCCTCCGGGACATCACGTTCGACGGGAACAGGGCGAACAACGCCTCCGGGAACGCGGTGTACGGGGCGTTCTGGAACAGTCGGTTCGTGGACTGCAACTTCTACGCCGCACCCGGGAACGGGTTCTGGCTCGCCGGGTCGACGGCGAGCACCGACGACAACCAGTTCCGTGGCTGTCAGTTCCTCAACAATCGGGCCGCCGGGCTCCGCGGTGGCGGCAACAAACGTTCCTATCCCTCCGTCGGTGTCGCCCGCGTCGATACCAACTGGTTCGGCTACAATGGGGGCCCCGCCGTCACCGCCCGGGGGGAATCCTGGAAGATCAGCGATTCGAAGTTCTACGCCAACGGGCTGGACGGCGACCCGACGATCGAGTTCGACCGGTGTAGCTACTCGAACGTCACCGGCTGCGACATCCACTCGGACTACCCCGACCACCCGCTCATCCTGGTCTCGGCGTCGAAGGGGGTCGAGAGCATCGGCAACCAGATCAAGAGCAACGACCTGCGGGGGAACTACCGGTCGGCGGTAGGGTGTCTCGTCGACGGGAACGACATCGTGGCGCTCCAGATCCACGACAACACGATACAGAGCAACGGTCGCTCGGGGTCGGGGATCGTCGCGCGCGAGACCGGACCGGGGTCGTTCGTCGACTGTTCGTTCAGGAACAACACGTTCGTCGGCACCACGACCGGTCGTGCGGTCAGACTCCCGGACAGCTGGCGCACGAACGGGAACATCAACGCCGGCCGAATCGATTGA
- a CDS encoding MATE family efflux transporter encodes MSQSTIVRSSFGTFFARVATSVSVFLAVFYLATTGASVLGVYSLFIAVVEVVGLVTDAGLSAAAKKRISEGVERDEFFTAALLTRLGIFVGVAAVLVGFRGEITAYIGHEFAVPFLLLCSLTYLVQSTLYESLSGEKRVARAGLLGFVSNGGRLVAWIPLLALDYGLFGILVGVWLGQVLAVVVGVGMLSLRLRRPARRHFESLFRFAKYSWMGALQETSWIWTDTLILGVFVAPSFVGVYELSWQITGVLFFVASAISSALFPNISELAARNDYDRVTDLLERSLVYVGIMSIPGFVGGVIFAEPILGMFGDEYRVGATVVIVLLLARAFHSYEVVFGEALNALDRPDLMFRTNLVFLVLLISLNVVGIVVFGWVGAAFATTVAMVVRTALSFYFIRSILSFTVPTREIGFEVLAALFMGACLWVLTPRSTLATPTVVLLVGTGAAIYALTVLVLIERVRIEASGLVSNVRTLL; translated from the coding sequence ATGAGTCAGTCGACGATCGTTCGGTCCTCGTTCGGAACGTTCTTCGCCCGGGTCGCGACCTCCGTCTCCGTGTTCCTCGCCGTCTTCTATCTCGCGACCACCGGCGCGTCGGTCCTCGGGGTGTATTCGCTGTTCATCGCCGTCGTGGAGGTCGTCGGGCTGGTGACCGACGCCGGCCTTTCCGCGGCCGCGAAGAAACGGATCAGCGAGGGCGTCGAGCGCGACGAGTTCTTCACCGCCGCTCTCCTCACTCGTCTCGGCATCTTCGTCGGCGTCGCGGCCGTTCTGGTCGGCTTCAGGGGCGAGATCACCGCCTACATCGGCCACGAGTTCGCGGTGCCGTTCTTGTTGCTGTGCTCGCTCACCTATCTCGTCCAGTCGACGCTCTACGAATCCCTGAGCGGCGAGAAACGGGTCGCCAGAGCCGGACTGCTGGGGTTCGTCTCCAACGGCGGCCGTCTGGTCGCGTGGATACCCTTGTTGGCACTGGACTACGGCCTGTTCGGGATCCTCGTCGGGGTTTGGCTCGGGCAGGTGCTGGCCGTCGTCGTCGGCGTGGGCATGCTCTCGTTGCGGCTGCGACGACCGGCACGGCGACACTTCGAGAGCCTGTTCCGGTTCGCGAAGTACAGCTGGATGGGGGCGCTCCAGGAGACCTCCTGGATCTGGACGGACACGCTCATCCTCGGGGTCTTCGTCGCCCCCTCGTTCGTCGGGGTCTACGAGCTGAGCTGGCAGATCACCGGCGTCCTGTTCTTCGTCGCGTCGGCGATCAGTTCGGCGCTGTTCCCGAACATCAGCGAACTCGCGGCTCGAAACGACTACGACCGGGTCACCGACCTCCTCGAACGCTCGCTGGTCTACGTCGGTATCATGTCGATCCCGGGGTTCGTCGGCGGGGTCATCTTCGCCGAGCCGATACTTGGGATGTTCGGCGACGAGTACCGGGTCGGTGCCACCGTCGTCATCGTGTTGCTCCTCGCGCGCGCGTTCCACAGCTACGAGGTGGTGTTCGGCGAGGCGCTCAACGCGCTCGACCGTCCGGACCTGATGTTCAGAACGAACCTCGTCTTCCTCGTGTTGCTCATCTCGCTCAACGTCGTCGGTATCGTCGTCTTCGGGTGGGTCGGTGCGGCGTTCGCCACGACGGTGGCGATGGTGGTCCGGACGGCGCTCTCGTTCTACTTCATCCGGTCGATACTCTCGTTCACGGTTCCCACGAGGGAGATCGGCTTCGAGGTCCTCGCCGCGCTCTTCATGGGTGCGTGTCTCTGGGTACTCACCCCGCGTTCGACGCTCGCGACCCCGACCGTCGTTCTGTTGGTCGGGACGGGAGCGGCGATCTACGCGCTCACCGTTCTGGTGTTGATAGAACGGGTACGCATCGAGGCGTCCGGGCTCGTCTCGAACGTCCGGACGCTTCTCTAG